A single Elaeis guineensis isolate ETL-2024a chromosome 15, EG11, whole genome shotgun sequence DNA region contains:
- the LOC105058094 gene encoding uncharacterized protein isoform X2, producing the protein MIFALTGNPQLQLTNCLQSDESITMIRDSREEELLTKQGGGTNDDRFAVSSRLWSALKNPRIVRVSRTFGGKDRHSKVRTIKGLRDRRVRLSVPAAIQLYDLQDKLGLNQPSKVVDWLLNAAQHEIDKLPPLQLPPEFFIQFSQSMATSHKLAPNKAPSFLPFRDGAELVYDDRARQLASSSTMANGDMLDNNTGANEMMVQKSTFWSSNVLMKNKEKATMKEPNIDKGSMIKGNDVGSDGMQNNAMYTSYHHWNPPNEHISHLGSHLPQEEELHNYQPGSMFAAYMNASTDFAKQYHHLDMANSASKFLPSTSLRNSLQFTGDPSLKLLQPNFGFKHHHPQDHQEG; encoded by the exons ATGATCTTTGCACTTACAG GGAATCCTCAACTTCAATTGACTAATTGCTTACAAAGTGATGAAAGTATCACAATGATCAGAGATTCAAGAGAAGAAGAGCTTTTAACTAAGCAAGGAGGAGGCACCAATGATGACAGGTTCGCTGTGAGTTCGAGACTGTGGTCGGCACTGAAAAATCCAAGAATTGTAAGAGTCTCACGCACATTTGGAGGAAAAGATAGGCATAGCAAAGTCAGGACTATAAAAGGATTAAGGGATAGGCGTGTGAGGCTGTCGGTACCAGCTGCCATTCAATTGTATGATCTCCAGGATAAGCTAGGGCTTAACCAGCCTAGCAAAGTTGTGGATTGGCTGCTTAATGCTGCTCAACATGAGATCGATAAGCTTCCTCCACTCCAATTGCCACCAGAATTTTTCATCCAATTCTCTCAGTCCATGGCAACCTCTCATAAATTGGCTCCAAATAAAGCTCCCTCTTTTCTCCCCTTTAGAGATGGTGCTGAGCTTGTTTATGATGATAGAGCTCGCCAATTAGCCTCTTCTTCAACTATGGCAAATGGAGACATGCTTGACAATAATACTGGTGCAAATGAAATGATGGTGCAGAAATCCACATTTTGGAGTTCAAATGTTcttatgaagaataaagagaaggCAACCATGAAAGAACCCAACATTGACAAAGGCAGCATGATCAAAGGAAATGATGTAGGAAGTGATGGAATGCAGAATAATGCTATGTACACCTCCTACCATCACTGGAATCCTCCTAATGAACATATATCCCATTTGGGAAGCCATTTACCTCAAGAAGAAGAGCTCCATAATTATCAGCCAGGATCGATGTTTGCGGCATATATGAATGCCTCAACTGACTTTGCAAAGCAGTACCACCACCTTGATATGGCAAACTCAGCTTCAAAGTTCCTCCCATCAACTTCTCTCAGAAATTCATTGCAATTTACAGGTGATCCAAGCTTGAAACttctccaaccaaacttcggctTTAAACATCACCATCCTCAAGACCATCAAGAAGGCTAG
- the LOC105058094 gene encoding uncharacterized protein isoform X1, which yields MMKSPPYAGNPQLQLTNCLQSDESITMIRDSREEELLTKQGGGTNDDRFAVSSRLWSALKNPRIVRVSRTFGGKDRHSKVRTIKGLRDRRVRLSVPAAIQLYDLQDKLGLNQPSKVVDWLLNAAQHEIDKLPPLQLPPEFFIQFSQSMATSHKLAPNKAPSFLPFRDGAELVYDDRARQLASSSTMANGDMLDNNTGANEMMVQKSTFWSSNVLMKNKEKATMKEPNIDKGSMIKGNDVGSDGMQNNAMYTSYHHWNPPNEHISHLGSHLPQEEELHNYQPGSMFAAYMNASTDFAKQYHHLDMANSASKFLPSTSLRNSLQFTGDPSLKLLQPNFGFKHHHPQDHQEG from the coding sequence ATGATGAAGAGCCCACCATATGCAGGGAATCCTCAACTTCAATTGACTAATTGCTTACAAAGTGATGAAAGTATCACAATGATCAGAGATTCAAGAGAAGAAGAGCTTTTAACTAAGCAAGGAGGAGGCACCAATGATGACAGGTTCGCTGTGAGTTCGAGACTGTGGTCGGCACTGAAAAATCCAAGAATTGTAAGAGTCTCACGCACATTTGGAGGAAAAGATAGGCATAGCAAAGTCAGGACTATAAAAGGATTAAGGGATAGGCGTGTGAGGCTGTCGGTACCAGCTGCCATTCAATTGTATGATCTCCAGGATAAGCTAGGGCTTAACCAGCCTAGCAAAGTTGTGGATTGGCTGCTTAATGCTGCTCAACATGAGATCGATAAGCTTCCTCCACTCCAATTGCCACCAGAATTTTTCATCCAATTCTCTCAGTCCATGGCAACCTCTCATAAATTGGCTCCAAATAAAGCTCCCTCTTTTCTCCCCTTTAGAGATGGTGCTGAGCTTGTTTATGATGATAGAGCTCGCCAATTAGCCTCTTCTTCAACTATGGCAAATGGAGACATGCTTGACAATAATACTGGTGCAAATGAAATGATGGTGCAGAAATCCACATTTTGGAGTTCAAATGTTcttatgaagaataaagagaaggCAACCATGAAAGAACCCAACATTGACAAAGGCAGCATGATCAAAGGAAATGATGTAGGAAGTGATGGAATGCAGAATAATGCTATGTACACCTCCTACCATCACTGGAATCCTCCTAATGAACATATATCCCATTTGGGAAGCCATTTACCTCAAGAAGAAGAGCTCCATAATTATCAGCCAGGATCGATGTTTGCGGCATATATGAATGCCTCAACTGACTTTGCAAAGCAGTACCACCACCTTGATATGGCAAACTCAGCTTCAAAGTTCCTCCCATCAACTTCTCTCAGAAATTCATTGCAATTTACAGGTGATCCAAGCTTGAAACttctccaaccaaacttcggctTTAAACATCACCATCCTCAAGACCATCAAGAAGGCTAG